In one window of Tellurirhabdus rosea DNA:
- a CDS encoding molybdopterin molybdotransferase MoeA gives MLSVQDAARHISQYILPLKTELRSLERLSAACVLQEPLTADRDFPPFDRVTMDGIAFQYARFAEGKRTFRVEGSQFAGQAKTELTNPSGCLEVMTGAMLPAGTDTVVRYEDVEMTGEMARITIETVQAGQNIHRQAGDRRAGDRLVEPGTRLGPAEIAVAASVGKAELRVSAPPRLAVVSTGDELVAVRETPAPHQIRISNAYVLRTILQRAGAEVVTFHVADRAEEMKQVFGRLLADFDAVVLSGGVSAGKADLVPSVLESLGVRPVFHQVAQRPGKPLWFGATADRKPVFGLPGNPVSTFLCAYRYLLPWLKASLGETPAAAPVARLAEDLTFRPKLTYFLPVSLTLSDGAVWQASPLPGSGSGDYANLLRCDGFLELPPDREAFAAGEIFPLWMYR, from the coding sequence ATGCTCTCTGTTCAGGATGCCGCCCGCCACATCAGCCAGTACATTTTACCCCTAAAAACCGAACTCCGGAGCCTCGAAAGGCTGTCGGCGGCCTGCGTGCTTCAGGAACCCCTGACGGCCGACCGCGATTTTCCGCCCTTCGACCGGGTTACGATGGACGGCATTGCGTTTCAGTACGCCCGTTTTGCGGAAGGAAAACGCACGTTTCGGGTAGAAGGGAGCCAATTTGCCGGACAGGCAAAGACTGAATTGACCAATCCTTCGGGCTGCCTCGAAGTGATGACCGGGGCCATGCTGCCCGCCGGAACGGATACCGTGGTCCGCTACGAAGACGTCGAAATGACCGGCGAAATGGCCCGCATCACCATCGAAACCGTGCAGGCCGGGCAGAACATCCACCGGCAGGCGGGCGACCGACGGGCGGGCGACCGGTTGGTGGAGCCCGGCACCCGTCTCGGCCCCGCTGAGATCGCCGTCGCCGCTTCGGTCGGAAAGGCGGAACTGCGGGTGAGTGCGCCGCCCCGGCTGGCCGTGGTCTCGACCGGCGACGAACTGGTGGCCGTGCGCGAAACGCCCGCCCCGCACCAGATCCGGATTTCGAACGCCTACGTGCTGAGAACCATTTTGCAGCGGGCCGGAGCCGAGGTGGTTACCTTCCACGTCGCCGACCGGGCCGAAGAAATGAAGCAGGTGTTCGGTCGCCTGCTGGCGGACTTTGACGCCGTGGTGCTGAGCGGCGGCGTGTCGGCCGGGAAGGCGGATCTGGTCCCATCGGTGCTCGAAAGTCTGGGCGTCCGGCCGGTGTTCCACCAGGTGGCCCAGCGTCCGGGTAAGCCGTTATGGTTCGGTGCCACGGCCGACCGCAAGCCCGTTTTCGGACTGCCGGGCAATCCGGTGTCCACGTTTCTGTGCGCCTACCGGTACTTGCTGCCCTGGCTGAAAGCGTCTCTCGGAGAAACGCCCGCGGCGGCGCCTGTCGCCCGGCTGGCCGAAGACCTGACGTTCAGACCGAAGCTGACGTATTTTCTGCCGGTGAGCCTGACGCTGTCGGACGGGGCGGTCTGGCAGGCATCTCCGCTGCCGGGAAGCGGGTCGGGCGATTACGCCAACCTGCTGCGCTGCGACGGTTTTCTGGAATTGCCGCCCGACCGGGAGGCCTTTGCCGCCGGAGAAATTTTTCCGCTCTGGATGTACCGGTAA
- a CDS encoding DUF6268 family outer membrane beta-barrel protein — MKQTFLSLWLIIGLLAAPPLLAQTDSTQTSSTEELNFDEFGDADDKKVRTFCTQKVLYLSPTKLISVGYEGQGSFDLAAYGAHDNTTALREQEAPVRGYRGLRLGFNSPVISRSSFILNLGLTYWNTGLRDLQTERSRFFNALDHGLRSTGINATVFKPLDNRHFLIFQASADVNGNYRRLDELNIGKSTTYSGTAIYGWKPDDNFMWGLGLTRTYRAGQLLHIPVLFYNRTFNQKWGVEAIFPARVNLRRSFGTQSLLMLGYEIEGNAYYLGRVNDSDLFVRRGELKPRITFERQLSGFVWLSAQLGYRYNWRFDAFATQNPARNEKPIFENRLGNPLYFNVSLNLVSP; from the coding sequence ATGAAACAGACTTTCCTAAGCCTTTGGCTGATAATCGGTTTGCTGGCGGCACCCCCGCTGTTGGCTCAGACCGATTCCACCCAAACGTCATCGACGGAAGAACTCAATTTTGATGAGTTCGGGGATGCCGACGATAAAAAGGTCAGAACCTTCTGCACCCAGAAAGTGCTGTACCTAAGCCCGACCAAGCTGATTTCGGTCGGCTACGAAGGTCAGGGCAGCTTTGATCTGGCGGCCTACGGAGCGCACGACAATACGACGGCCCTGCGGGAGCAGGAAGCGCCGGTTCGGGGATACCGCGGGCTGCGGCTGGGCTTTAACTCGCCGGTGATTTCCCGCTCCAGCTTTATCCTGAACCTCGGGCTGACCTACTGGAACACGGGCCTCCGTGACCTGCAGACCGAGCGGTCGCGGTTCTTCAACGCCCTCGACCACGGATTGCGGAGCACCGGCATCAACGCCACCGTCTTCAAGCCCCTCGACAACCGGCACTTCCTGATTTTCCAGGCGAGCGCCGACGTGAACGGCAACTACCGCCGTCTGGACGAACTGAACATCGGGAAATCGACTACGTACAGCGGCACGGCCATCTACGGCTGGAAGCCCGACGACAATTTTATGTGGGGACTGGGCCTGACCCGCACCTACCGGGCCGGTCAGCTGTTGCACATTCCGGTGCTGTTCTACAACCGGACCTTCAATCAGAAATGGGGTGTGGAGGCCATATTCCCGGCCCGCGTCAATCTGCGGCGCAGTTTCGGGACGCAATCGCTCCTGATGCTGGGCTATGAAATCGAAGGGAATGCCTACTATCTCGGCCGCGTCAACGACAGCGACCTTTTTGTGCGTCGGGGCGAGCTGAAACCGCGCATCACGTTCGAGCGGCAGCTGTCGGGCTTTGTCTGGCTATCGGCCCAACTGGGCTACCGCTACAACTGGCGATTCGACGCTTTTGCCACGCAGAACCCCGCCCGAAACGAAAAGCCAATCTTCGAAAACCGCCTCGGCAACCCGCTCTATTTCAACGTAAGCCTCAACCTGGTAAGCCCTTAG
- a CDS encoding helix-turn-helix domain-containing protein → MKHKLIALIVGLWCWCSVGEAQVVIEVVKYPPLAATAKGLFVAGDFNNWNPGDPKYLLKKRPDGVYTITLPDSLTQFEYKFTQGSSMTGEGNARGGNRPNRVYDRAYSGKRLRLTIDGWEQKPGYQFVIREIPANTPHDAKLFITGNFNGWDPGDENIQLRRYPDGTYRVTVYTDEEKLEYKFTRGDWDSVEGRESGKARPNRMLFRHQNIDNKAIEVRIESWEDLSGTFNFYSLYDLLLLFSAFQGLLLVIFIPTIQNYNQKANRWLVALIAVSSLVLLVKVVSSYRDVAQEYTKLLLLPDFIYFTYPPLFYIYIRKLLFREEGKPFRWWLYLLPAVLQVLVYLPFFFMKDKEFQIKIVNQNWDVMTLFLVSGFLGLAVSTFYWLLCRRTLKVYREKYHSSYSFEQNLQYLNTVQLIQAVCLVLWLFTFALVGASRLISFDIISATEQSTDLIWLAFSTIVYFLGYFAIHQPEIFKVQQPESVGIFEETVPMVPDAPPVPPQPERTPDRPEPALQPAMAATTALRSEEPLEDLQPLMQQVEGYMKRYKPYTNPSLTIHELSTKLKMQPHVLSKVINEGFEKNFFDFINFYRVEELKKRMDDPQFRNFTLLSLAYEAGFNSKTAFNRAFKKITQQTPSEYFNAVREDS, encoded by the coding sequence ATGAAGCATAAATTAATTGCGCTTATCGTCGGTTTGTGGTGCTGGTGTAGTGTGGGCGAAGCGCAGGTAGTTATTGAAGTGGTGAAATACCCGCCGCTCGCAGCAACGGCGAAAGGTCTCTTTGTGGCCGGTGATTTCAACAACTGGAACCCCGGCGACCCAAAATACCTGCTCAAAAAACGACCGGACGGCGTTTATACCATCACCTTACCCGACTCGCTGACGCAGTTCGAATACAAATTCACCCAGGGAAGCTCGATGACCGGCGAAGGCAACGCCCGCGGCGGCAACCGGCCCAACCGGGTGTACGACCGGGCCTATTCCGGGAAGCGGCTGCGACTGACGATCGACGGCTGGGAGCAGAAACCCGGCTACCAGTTCGTGATTCGGGAAATTCCCGCCAATACGCCGCACGACGCCAAGCTGTTCATCACCGGTAATTTCAACGGCTGGGACCCCGGCGACGAAAACATCCAGCTCCGCCGCTATCCGGACGGAACTTACCGCGTCACCGTCTACACCGACGAGGAAAAGCTCGAATACAAGTTCACCCGCGGCGACTGGGATTCGGTCGAAGGGCGGGAAAGCGGCAAGGCCCGGCCCAACCGCATGCTGTTCCGCCACCAGAATATCGATAACAAGGCGATTGAAGTCCGGATCGAAAGCTGGGAAGACCTGTCGGGGACGTTCAATTTTTATTCGCTCTACGACCTGCTGCTCCTGTTTTCGGCCTTCCAGGGCCTGCTGCTGGTTATTTTCATTCCGACCATTCAGAACTACAACCAGAAGGCCAACCGCTGGCTGGTGGCTCTGATTGCGGTTTCCTCGCTGGTGCTGCTGGTGAAAGTCGTGAGCAGCTATCGCGATGTGGCTCAGGAATATACCAAGCTGCTCCTGCTGCCGGACTTTATTTATTTCACCTACCCGCCGCTGTTTTACATCTACATCCGGAAGCTCCTGTTCCGCGAAGAAGGAAAGCCCTTCCGCTGGTGGCTGTACCTGCTGCCGGCGGTGCTGCAGGTGCTGGTGTACCTGCCGTTTTTTTTCATGAAGGACAAGGAGTTTCAGATCAAGATCGTCAACCAGAACTGGGATGTGATGACACTTTTTCTGGTCAGCGGTTTTCTGGGGCTGGCCGTCAGTACGTTCTACTGGCTGCTTTGCCGCCGGACCCTGAAGGTGTACCGGGAAAAATACCATTCCAGCTATTCGTTCGAACAGAATCTGCAGTACCTGAATACGGTGCAGCTCATTCAGGCAGTTTGTCTGGTGCTCTGGCTCTTCACCTTTGCGCTCGTCGGGGCCAGCCGCCTCATCTCGTTTGACATTATTTCGGCGACAGAGCAGAGCACAGACCTGATCTGGCTGGCGTTTTCCACCATTGTCTATTTTCTGGGTTATTTCGCCATTCACCAGCCCGAAATCTTCAAGGTCCAGCAGCCCGAGTCTGTGGGCATTTTTGAGGAAACGGTGCCTATGGTGCCCGACGCGCCGCCGGTTCCGCCGCAGCCCGAACGGACGCCCGACCGTCCGGAACCAGCCTTACAACCGGCGATGGCGGCCACAACGGCCCTGCGTTCGGAGGAGCCGCTGGAGGACCTTCAGCCGTTGATGCAGCAGGTGGAAGGGTACATGAAACGGTACAAGCCGTACACCAACCCGAGTCTGACAATCCACGAACTCAGTACCAAACTGAAGATGCAGCCCCACGTGCTGTCGAAGGTCATCAACGAAGGTTTCGAGAAGAATTTTTTTGATTTTATTAACTTTTATCGGGTAGAGGAATTGAAAAAGAGGATGGACGACCCGCAGTTTCGGAATTTTACGCTGCTCAGTCTGGCTTACGAAGCCGGCTTTAATTCTAAGACCGCCTTTAACCGGGCCTTCAAAAAAATTACCCAGCAAACCCCCAGCGAATACTTCAACGCCGTTCGGGAAGACTCGTAG
- the trxA gene encoding thioredoxin, whose product MSSFTELIKGDEPVLVDFYATWCGPCKALAPILQEFARRQEGKVKVIKVDIDKSRKAATQYRIQGVPTLILFRKGQIVWRQSGYMPLAQLEKTVQKILG is encoded by the coding sequence ATGTCTTCATTCACCGAACTTATCAAAGGCGACGAACCCGTGCTGGTGGATTTCTACGCCACCTGGTGCGGCCCCTGTAAGGCGCTGGCTCCGATTCTTCAGGAATTTGCCCGTCGTCAGGAAGGAAAAGTCAAAGTCATCAAAGTCGATATTGATAAAAGCCGGAAAGCGGCGACGCAATACCGCATCCAGGGCGTGCCGACCCTAATTCTGTTCCGGAAAGGCCAGATCGTCTGGCGGCAGTCGGGCTATATGCCGCTGGCCCAACTGGAAAAAACGGTGCAGAAAATCTTGGGCTGA
- a CDS encoding alpha-amylase family glycosyl hydrolase, with protein sequence MKHFSLLIFLLLLRSIPGFGQAVTTAPAFPTADAEVTLIFDLKQAKDPRAAGLLNKTSDVYLWSGAGTSEAANAFEFQPTGQTDFTKPFEPGKMTPLGNDRWQIKFVPRTYFNVPVGRPIVKMGLLLKSGNGTAQTEDFVVRVYENKLSVSRVAPTEKNFFVASGASIPFRGAASQKSTLTLLLDNNPVATQSNADTLAFSLAAGTQTGQRRTVVFRAQTATETAADTFFFTVRPTPPVEALPAGLKDGINYTGNDRATLVFFAPQKAFVYAIGEFSNWQALPQYLMKRTPDGNRYWLELTGLTAGQEVAFQYLVDGTLAVADPYADKVLDPNNDRFIPATTYPNLKPYPAGASGIVSVLQTAQPAYPWKVTNFQRPDAKNMVVYELLMRDFVGTQSYKTVSDTLAYLKRLGVNCIELMPIMEFSGNSSWGYNPIFYFAPDKIYGSKNDLKAFIDKCHENGMAVILDMVLNQADYEFPYVKMYWDNNRPSATSPFFNQQATHPFSVFFDFNHESPATQAFAERVNRYWLEEFKFDGYRFDLSKGFTQKVTGGDVGAWGNYDASRVAIWKKYYDGIRAYDKTAYVMLEHFADNTEEKELADYGMLFWGNHNHDYLTLAKGYNANPDWISYKRRGWQNPHVVGYLESHDEERLMVDVLQNGKVDGDYNLRSQPIALDRAKLAAAFFLPVPGPKLIWQFGELGYDQSINRCPDGTINNNCRVDPKPARWEYQQDPNRRKLYRVYSELIKLKLTQPAFRTTDFALDFANLVKRITLNDATNPVFIIGNFDTQPQAVTYGFPRTGKWYDYFSGQELDVTSAAQSGILQPGEFHIYTAQKLATPEAGLVSWGAPLPPVLAVEPGVEVVLVSPNPTADFVDLTIRSAYRGPVDLTLTDGTGRTLRSLNAAKTTDSLRQAIPLQGLPTGLYFLRIGQGNQKMVRKVMKQ encoded by the coding sequence ATGAAACATTTTTCTTTACTGATCTTCCTCCTGCTCCTAAGGTCGATACCCGGCTTTGGTCAGGCGGTCACGACGGCCCCGGCCTTCCCGACGGCCGATGCGGAAGTCACCCTCATCTTCGATCTGAAGCAGGCCAAAGACCCCCGCGCGGCCGGGCTGCTGAACAAGACCAGCGACGTGTATCTCTGGTCGGGAGCGGGCACCAGCGAAGCGGCCAACGCCTTCGAATTCCAGCCCACCGGACAGACGGATTTCACCAAACCCTTCGAGCCGGGCAAAATGACGCCGCTGGGCAACGACCGCTGGCAAATCAAGTTCGTGCCGCGGACGTACTTCAACGTTCCGGTGGGCCGACCGATTGTCAAAATGGGACTGCTCCTGAAAAGCGGCAACGGCACCGCCCAGACCGAGGACTTCGTCGTCCGGGTGTACGAAAACAAACTGAGCGTTTCGCGCGTCGCGCCAACCGAGAAGAATTTCTTCGTCGCCTCGGGGGCTTCCATTCCGTTCCGCGGTGCGGCTTCGCAGAAATCGACGCTGACGCTGCTGCTGGACAACAACCCGGTGGCTACCCAGAGCAATGCCGACACGCTGGCCTTCAGCCTGGCCGCGGGCACCCAGACCGGCCAGCGACGGACGGTCGTTTTTCGCGCCCAGACGGCCACCGAAACCGCGGCCGACACGTTTTTCTTCACCGTCCGCCCCACTCCGCCCGTTGAGGCGCTGCCCGCGGGTCTGAAAGATGGCATCAATTACACGGGCAACGACCGGGCGACGCTCGTCTTCTTTGCCCCGCAGAAAGCTTTCGTCTACGCCATCGGCGAGTTCAGCAACTGGCAGGCCCTGCCGCAGTACCTGATGAAGCGTACCCCCGACGGTAACCGCTACTGGCTGGAACTGACGGGCCTGACCGCCGGGCAGGAGGTGGCGTTTCAGTACCTCGTGGACGGCACCCTGGCCGTGGCCGACCCCTACGCCGACAAGGTGCTGGACCCGAACAACGACCGTTTTATTCCCGCCACTACCTATCCAAACCTGAAGCCGTACCCGGCCGGGGCCAGCGGCATCGTATCCGTCCTCCAGACGGCCCAGCCCGCTTATCCGTGGAAAGTGACGAACTTCCAGCGGCCGGATGCGAAAAACATGGTGGTCTACGAACTGCTGATGCGGGATTTTGTCGGAACGCAGAGTTACAAAACCGTGTCCGACACCCTCGCCTACCTGAAGCGGCTGGGCGTGAACTGCATCGAACTGATGCCAATTATGGAGTTTTCGGGCAACAGTTCGTGGGGGTACAACCCGATTTTTTACTTTGCGCCGGATAAGATTTACGGTTCCAAAAACGACCTGAAAGCCTTTATCGACAAATGCCACGAGAACGGCATGGCCGTCATTCTGGACATGGTACTCAACCAGGCCGATTACGAGTTTCCGTACGTGAAAATGTACTGGGACAACAACCGGCCCTCGGCCACAAGCCCGTTCTTCAACCAGCAGGCGACGCACCCGTTCAGCGTGTTCTTCGATTTTAACCACGAAAGTCCGGCTACACAGGCGTTTGCGGAGCGCGTCAACCGCTACTGGCTGGAAGAATTCAAATTCGACGGTTACCGGTTTGACCTTTCGAAAGGCTTCACGCAGAAGGTCACCGGCGGCGATGTGGGTGCCTGGGGCAATTACGACGCCAGCCGGGTGGCCATCTGGAAAAAATATTACGACGGGATTCGCGCCTACGACAAAACGGCGTACGTGATGCTCGAACACTTTGCCGACAATACCGAAGAAAAAGAACTGGCCGACTACGGCATGCTGTTCTGGGGCAACCACAACCACGATTACCTAACCCTAGCCAAAGGCTACAACGCCAATCCGGACTGGATTTCGTACAAACGGCGTGGCTGGCAGAATCCCCATGTGGTCGGTTATCTGGAAAGTCACGACGAGGAGCGGCTGATGGTCGATGTGCTCCAGAACGGCAAGGTCGATGGGGATTATAACCTCCGCAGCCAGCCCATCGCCCTCGACCGGGCCAAGCTGGCGGCGGCTTTCTTCCTGCCCGTTCCGGGTCCGAAGCTGATCTGGCAATTCGGCGAGCTGGGCTACGACCAGTCCATCAACCGCTGCCCCGACGGCACCATCAACAACAACTGCCGCGTAGACCCGAAGCCCGCCCGCTGGGAGTACCAGCAGGACCCCAACCGCCGGAAACTGTACCGCGTCTATTCGGAACTCATCAAGCTGAAACTGACCCAGCCCGCTTTCCGGACGACGGACTTCGCGCTGGATTTTGCCAATCTGGTCAAGCGGATCACGCTCAACGACGCCACGAATCCGGTCTTCATCATCGGCAACTTCGACACCCAGCCGCAGGCGGTCACCTACGGTTTTCCGCGTACGGGCAAGTGGTACGACTACTTTTCGGGTCAGGAACTGGACGTAACGAGCGCCGCGCAGTCGGGCATTCTGCAACCGGGCGAATTCCATATTTATACCGCCCAGAAGCTGGCGACGCCGGAGGCCGGGCTGGTGTCCTGGGGCGCGCCGCTCCCGCCGGTGCTGGCCGTCGAACCGGGCGTGGAAGTCGTGCTGGTATCACCCAACCCGACGGCGGACTTTGTGGACCTTACCATCCGCAGCGCCTACCGCGGGCCGGTTGACCTGACCCTCACCGACGGAACGGGCCGCACGCTCCGCAGCCTGAACGCCGCCAAAACGACCGACAGCCTGCGCCAGGCCATTCCGCTGCAGGGGCTGCCGACCGGCCTGTACTTCCTGCGCATCGGGCAGGGCAACCAGAAGATGGTTCGGAAGGTGATGAAGCAGTAA
- a CDS encoding DUF2147 domain-containing protein, with protein MTKRVNWVFGCLLLLFLHVPAWANPDAVLGVWKNGEGTGMVQIYKKGDKYFGRIVWLKVPTNPDGTPRTDINNPDEKLRDRPLKGLENLRDFLFKGEGKWEEGRIYDPKTGNDYACEMKLVDENTLEVRGFIGVSLFGRTDVWKRQIKKNS; from the coding sequence ATGACGAAGCGCGTAAACTGGGTGTTTGGCTGTCTGCTGTTGCTGTTTCTCCACGTCCCGGCCTGGGCCAATCCGGATGCGGTACTGGGTGTATGGAAAAACGGGGAAGGAACCGGCATGGTGCAGATTTACAAAAAAGGCGACAAGTACTTTGGCCGGATCGTCTGGCTGAAAGTGCCCACCAACCCCGACGGAACTCCCCGAACGGACATCAACAACCCGGACGAAAAACTTCGCGACCGCCCCCTGAAAGGCCTCGAAAACCTGCGTGACTTCCTCTTCAAAGGCGAAGGCAAATGGGAAGAAGGCCGCATCTACGACCCCAAAACCGGCAACGACTACGCCTGCGAAATGAAACTGGTGGACGAAAACACCCTCGAAGTCCGCGGCTTCATCGGCGTTTCCCTCTTCGGCCGGACAGACGTGTGGAAGCGGCAGATTAAGAAAAATAGTTAA
- a CDS encoding SusC/RagA family TonB-linked outer membrane protein, whose amino-acid sequence MNQNFLQFQMGAKGALRLFLPAATAVRRLCLLVMTLLSVQAFAQNGVITGTVKETSGTGLPGVNIVIKGTTQGTQTDVDGNYRLANIPANSTLIFSFIGKTTQEIPVGAQTVLNVVLEDDAKSLQEVVVIGYGSQRRQDLTGSIATVSAKDFQQGQITNPEQLVAGKIAGVQITPGSGAPGSGSQIRIRGGSSLNANNDPLIVIDGVPLDNTGVSGASNPLSFINPNDIETFTVLKDASATAIYGSRASNGVILITTKKGALGNKISVNASSIFTVSQKIKNLDVLSAQQFTDVVKAQPNAATLSPLLGTVNTNWQDAIFQTALSTDNNVSVSGALGILPYRISYGYLNQNGILKTSNLERNSASLNLTPRFLNNHLKVDLSLKGTILKNRFAEEGAIGSAVAFNPTLPIYSGNDAYGGYYEILDNAGKPNNLAPRNPLALLELNDNRSTARRSIGNIQLDYKFHFLPELRANLNAGFDVSSSEGFRFRPAFAASVFNQKGERTQYSQEKTNKTLEFYLNYVKDLSAIRSRLDVTAGYSYQDFLRSQPAYPVLNAEGAQVTPAGVPFKTQNTLVSFFGRANYTFNNKYLLTLTLRQDGSSRFNPDNRWGTFPSAAFAWKIKEENFLKGVSVLSDLKLRLGYGITGQQDVGQDFPYLARYTPGEQTAQYLFGNRYVLTYRPEGYDANIKWEETTTYNAGIDYGILGGRISGTLDYYYKETRDLLSVIPVAAGSNFTNQILTNVGNIRNSGIEFGINTTPVQREDFSLDVNFNLTYNKNEITNLTRVKDPNFQGVEVGGISGGTGNTAQVHSVGFPTFSYYVYQQVYGTDGKPLEGVYVDRNGDGQVTSDDRYRYKSPQPQLFLGFSSQATYKRWNAGFVMRGNFGNYVYNNVYSNMGVMQDLYNSTGFLVNRSTNVLETGFTNKQLLSDFYIQNASFVRMDNVNLGYNFGNVYKKLNVRATATVQNAFVITKYKGIDPEVAGGIDNNVYPRPRIYSVGLNVNF is encoded by the coding sequence ATGAATCAGAACTTCTTACAGTTCCAGATGGGAGCAAAAGGAGCCTTGCGGCTTTTTTTACCCGCTGCAACGGCAGTTCGTCGCCTTTGTCTGCTGGTGATGACCCTGCTGAGCGTTCAGGCGTTTGCCCAGAACGGAGTTATTACCGGAACCGTGAAAGAAACGAGTGGCACGGGCCTTCCCGGAGTGAATATCGTTATCAAAGGAACGACGCAGGGTACCCAGACGGATGTCGACGGAAATTACCGTCTGGCAAACATCCCGGCTAACTCTACCCTTATTTTCAGCTTCATCGGCAAAACTACACAGGAAATTCCCGTGGGTGCCCAGACGGTACTCAACGTAGTTCTGGAAGACGACGCCAAGTCGCTCCAGGAAGTGGTCGTCATCGGTTACGGCTCGCAGCGTCGGCAGGACCTGACGGGTTCCATCGCCACAGTATCGGCCAAGGACTTCCAGCAGGGCCAGATCACCAACCCGGAACAGCTCGTAGCCGGTAAAATCGCCGGGGTGCAGATCACGCCGGGTTCCGGCGCGCCGGGCTCGGGCAGCCAGATCCGGATTCGCGGTGGTTCTTCGCTGAACGCCAACAACGACCCGCTGATCGTGATCGACGGCGTGCCGCTGGACAACACGGGCGTATCCGGTGCGTCCAACCCGCTGAGCTTCATCAACCCGAACGACATCGAGACCTTCACGGTCCTGAAAGACGCTTCGGCGACGGCCATCTACGGTTCACGCGCTTCCAACGGCGTTATCCTGATTACGACCAAGAAAGGCGCGCTCGGCAACAAGATTTCGGTCAACGCCAGCTCGATTTTCACGGTTTCGCAGAAAATCAAAAACCTGGACGTGCTTTCGGCCCAGCAGTTTACCGACGTGGTGAAAGCCCAGCCCAACGCGGCGACGCTCTCGCCCCTGCTGGGAACGGTCAATACCAACTGGCAGGACGCGATTTTCCAGACGGCGCTGAGCACAGACAACAACGTGAGCGTGAGCGGTGCGCTGGGTATCCTCCCCTACCGCATCTCGTACGGCTACCTGAACCAGAACGGTATCCTGAAAACCTCGAATCTGGAGCGTAACTCGGCTTCGCTAAACCTGACGCCGCGCTTCCTGAACAACCACCTGAAGGTCGATCTGAGCCTGAAAGGGACGATCCTGAAAAACCGTTTCGCCGAAGAAGGCGCTATCGGTTCGGCAGTGGCCTTCAACCCGACGCTGCCCATCTATAGCGGCAACGACGCGTACGGCGGTTATTACGAAATTCTGGACAATGCCGGCAAGCCCAACAACCTGGCGCCCCGCAACCCGCTGGCCCTGCTCGAACTGAACGACAACCGTTCGACGGCCCGCCGCAGCATCGGTAACATCCAGCTGGATTACAAATTCCACTTCCTGCCCGAACTGCGCGCCAACCTGAACGCCGGTTTCGACGTGTCGTCGAGCGAAGGTTTCCGCTTCCGCCCGGCCTTTGCTGCTTCGGTTTTCAACCAGAAAGGCGAACGGACGCAATACTCGCAGGAAAAGACCAACAAAACGCTGGAATTTTACCTGAACTACGTTAAAGACCTGTCGGCCATCCGCAGCCGCCTCGACGTTACGGCGGGTTACTCTTATCAGGACTTCCTGCGGTCGCAGCCGGCCTACCCGGTACTGAACGCCGAAGGGGCGCAGGTGACGCCGGCCGGGGTTCCGTTCAAGACGCAGAACACGCTGGTATCGTTCTTCGGACGTGCCAACTACACCTTCAACAACAAGTACCTGCTGACCCTCACGCTGCGTCAGGATGGCTCGTCGCGCTTTAACCCGGACAACCGCTGGGGCACGTTCCCGTCGGCGGCCTTCGCCTGGAAAATCAAGGAAGAGAACTTCCTGAAAGGCGTTTCGGTACTGTCGGACCTGAAACTGCGTCTGGGTTACGGTATCACCGGCCAGCAGGACGTTGGACAGGATTTCCCGTACCTGGCCCGCTATACGCCGGGTGAGCAGACGGCCCAGTACCTGTTCGGCAACCGCTACGTGCTGACCTACCGTCCGGAAGGGTACGACGCCAACATCAAGTGGGAAGAAACGACCACCTACAACGCCGGTATCGATTACGGTATTCTGGGTGGCCGCATTTCCGGTACGCTGGATTATTACTACAAGGAAACCCGCGACCTGCTGAGCGTCATCCCCGTGGCAGCCGGTTCGAACTTCACGAACCAGATTCTGACCAACGTCGGGAACATCCGCAACAGCGGTATCGAATTCGGCATCAACACGACGCCGGTACAGCGCGAAGATTTCAGCCTCGACGTCAACTTCAACCTGACCTACAACAAGAACGAAATCACGAACCTGACGCGGGTGAAAGACCCGAACTTCCAGGGTGTGGAAGTCGGCGGCATCAGCGGCGGTACGGGCAACACGGCCCAGGTTCACTCGGTGGGCTTCCCGACCTTCTCGTACTACGTGTACCAGCAGGTGTACGGCACCGACGGCAAGCCGCTGGAAGGTGTGTACGTAGACCGGAACGGCGACGGACAGGTAACGTCCGACGACCGCTACCGCTACAAGTCGCCGCAGCCGCAGCTCTTCCTGGGCTTCAGCTCGCAGGCTACTTACAAGCGCTGGAACGCCGGTTTTGTGATGCGCGGCAACTTCGGAAACTACGTCTACAACAACGTGTATTCCAACATGGGCGTCATGCAGGACCTGTACAACTCGACGGGCTTCCTCGTCAACCGCTCGACGAACGTACTGGAAACGGGCTTCACCAACAAGCAGCTACTGTCGGATTTCTACATCCAGAACGCCTCGTTTGTCCGCATGGATAACGTCAACCTGGGCTACAACTTCGGCAATGTGTACAAGAAGCTGAACGTCCGGGCAACGGCTACCGTGCAGAACGCCTTCGTCATCACCAAGTACAAAGGCATCGACCCGGAAGTGGCCGGTGGTATCGACAACAACGTCTATCCCCGCCCACGCATCTACTCAGTCGGCCTGAATGTTAATTTCTAA